A single window of Vigna radiata var. radiata cultivar VC1973A chromosome 4, Vradiata_ver6, whole genome shotgun sequence DNA harbors:
- the LOC106758743 gene encoding origin of replication complex subunit 5 isoform X2, with product MDKEKTSQTPRRMTRSSASSPTSTSNNVIAAKVNSLEPLTINDLLVGGDPISLDDIISNFPGRRNQILEIVRLLGPLNSPMLPLFVYGGPCTGKTSVILQLFRHLNRPLVYSSCRTCYNQGILFESILNQLFLHRKNAANGYANAKRCDRPSDFVNFLREALTNVINNLKEKSEMLVSNKMRQEKIGNMIYLVFDNFHLVREWDKSSTILPVLFNLYDMLKMHEVGLIFISSTSPDTFYSNMGYVEPIPVYFPDYTEGDIRQILLRNQVNQKLYSSFLDVVLKSFYGITKQVGDLSAALKPLYEKYCEPLSDKGKGVAPDQQMRRRLLAHINPHIGPSLNEIFKVSSLSSTEVDALKDEKRKGNPRRLEKSEELGSLDFHMSTSAKYLLISAFLASRNPATLDASLFDSRGGSDNRKRKRKPSEKAMERKETLEEELLMKGPGTFPLERLLAIFQCLVSVAEDEEEPNNDGFGVEGGSAGLMSDVLLQLSSLCNANFIFKGRSCPIEGSTRYRSTISEDLALKICQVLLPST from the exons ATGGATAAAGAGAAAACCTCACAAACCCCAAGAAGAATGACAAGGTCTTCGGCTTCATCTCCGACATCCACTTCAAATAATGTAATTGCAGCAAAAGTAAATAGCCTTGAACCTTTGACAATCAACGACCTTTTAGTTGGAGGAGATCCAATCAGTCTAGATGACATAATTTCCAACTTTCCTGGTAGAAGAAACCAGATTCTTGAGATTGTGCGTCTTTTGGGACCTTTGAATTCACCAATGCTTCCTTTGTTTGTATATGGAGGCCCTTGTACTGGAAAAACCAGTGTCATTCTTCAATTGTTCAGGCATCTTAACAGGCCTCTCGTTTATTCTAGTTGTAGGACATGTTATAACCAGGGTATCTTGTTTGAATCTATTCTGAATCAGTTATTTCTCCATAGAAAAAATGCTGCCAATGGTTATGCAAATGCAAAACGCTGTGACAGACCGTCTGATTTTGTCAACTTTCTTCGGGAAGCATTGACCAATGTTATAAACAACCTCAAAGAGAAGTCAGAGATGTTGGTCTCAAATAAGATGAGACAAGAGAAAATTGGAAACATGATCTACTTGGTTTTTGACAATTTTCATCTTGTTAGGGAATGGGATAAGAGTTCTACTATATTGCCCGTACTGTTTAATCTCTACGATATGCTAAAGATGCATGAGGTGGGTCTGATTTTTATCAGTAGTACTTCCCCAGACACATTTTACTCCAACATGGGATATGTAGAGCCTATCCCCGTTTACTTTCCTGATTATACAGAAGGTGATATTCGtcaaatattattaagaaaccAAGTGAACCAGAAGCTTTATTCCTCATTTCTCGA TGTGGTTCTGAAGTCTTTTTATGGAATTACAAAGCAAGTTGGTGATTTGTCTGCCGCCTTAAAGCCactatatgaaaaatattgtgAACCTTTAAGTGATAAGGGAAAGGGAGTTGCTCCTGATCAACAGATGAGGCGAAGGCTGCTTGCTCATATCAACCCTCATATTGGCCCCTCTTTGAATGAGATATTTAAGGTTTCATCCCTTTCTTCTACTGAAGTGGATGCCCTGAAAGACGAAAAGCGGAAGGGAAATCCCAGGAGATTGGAGAAATCTGAAGAACTAGGCAGTCttgattttcatatgtctaCTAGTGCAAAGTATCTTCTGATTTCAGCATTCCTTGCCTCCAGAAACCCAGCTACTCTTGATGCTTCTCTTTTTGATTCCAGAGGTGGTTCTGATAATCGAAAGCGGAAGAGGAA GCCTTCTGAGAAAGCGATGGAACGGAAAGAAACTTTGGAAGAGGAGCTACTAATGAAAGGACCTGGAACTTTCCCATTGGAGAGGTTATTAGCCATCTTTCAGTGCCTTGTATCAGTTGCGGAAGATGAGGAAGAACCAAACAATGATGGATTTGGAGTTGAGGGTGGCAGTGCTGGACTGATGTCTGATGTTCTTTTGCAGCTGTCTAGTCTCTGCAATgctaattttatattcaaaggTAGAAGCTGTCCAATTGAGGGCTCAACCCGGTATCGATCAACCATTTCCGAAGATCTGGCTTTGAAG ATCTGCCAAGTGCTTCTGCCATCAACATGA
- the LOC106758743 gene encoding origin of replication complex subunit 5 isoform X1 yields MDKEKTSQTPRRMTRSSASSPTSTSNNVIAAKVNSLEPLTINDLLVGGDPISLDDIISNFPGRRNQILEIVRLLGPLNSPMLPLFVYGGPCTGKTSVILQLFRHLNRPLVYSSCRTCYNQGILFESILNQLFLHRKNAANGYANAKRCDRPSDFVNFLREALTNVINNLKEKSEMLVSNKMRQEKIGNMIYLVFDNFHLVREWDKSSTILPVLFNLYDMLKMHEVGLIFISSTSPDTFYSNMGYVEPIPVYFPDYTEGDIRQILLRNQVNQKLYSSFLDVVLKSFYGITKQVGDLSAALKPLYEKYCEPLSDKGKGVAPDQQMRRRLLAHINPHIGPSLNEIFKVSSLSSTEVDALKDEKRKGNPRRLEKSEELGSLDFHMSTSAKYLLISAFLASRNPATLDASLFDSRGGSDNRKRKRKPSEKAMERKETLEEELLMKGPGTFPLERLLAIFQCLVSVAEDEEEPNNDGFGVEGGSAGLMSDVLLQLSSLCNANFIFKGRSCPIEGSTRYRSTISEDLALKVARSLKFPLSKYLYRS; encoded by the exons ATGGATAAAGAGAAAACCTCACAAACCCCAAGAAGAATGACAAGGTCTTCGGCTTCATCTCCGACATCCACTTCAAATAATGTAATTGCAGCAAAAGTAAATAGCCTTGAACCTTTGACAATCAACGACCTTTTAGTTGGAGGAGATCCAATCAGTCTAGATGACATAATTTCCAACTTTCCTGGTAGAAGAAACCAGATTCTTGAGATTGTGCGTCTTTTGGGACCTTTGAATTCACCAATGCTTCCTTTGTTTGTATATGGAGGCCCTTGTACTGGAAAAACCAGTGTCATTCTTCAATTGTTCAGGCATCTTAACAGGCCTCTCGTTTATTCTAGTTGTAGGACATGTTATAACCAGGGTATCTTGTTTGAATCTATTCTGAATCAGTTATTTCTCCATAGAAAAAATGCTGCCAATGGTTATGCAAATGCAAAACGCTGTGACAGACCGTCTGATTTTGTCAACTTTCTTCGGGAAGCATTGACCAATGTTATAAACAACCTCAAAGAGAAGTCAGAGATGTTGGTCTCAAATAAGATGAGACAAGAGAAAATTGGAAACATGATCTACTTGGTTTTTGACAATTTTCATCTTGTTAGGGAATGGGATAAGAGTTCTACTATATTGCCCGTACTGTTTAATCTCTACGATATGCTAAAGATGCATGAGGTGGGTCTGATTTTTATCAGTAGTACTTCCCCAGACACATTTTACTCCAACATGGGATATGTAGAGCCTATCCCCGTTTACTTTCCTGATTATACAGAAGGTGATATTCGtcaaatattattaagaaaccAAGTGAACCAGAAGCTTTATTCCTCATTTCTCGA TGTGGTTCTGAAGTCTTTTTATGGAATTACAAAGCAAGTTGGTGATTTGTCTGCCGCCTTAAAGCCactatatgaaaaatattgtgAACCTTTAAGTGATAAGGGAAAGGGAGTTGCTCCTGATCAACAGATGAGGCGAAGGCTGCTTGCTCATATCAACCCTCATATTGGCCCCTCTTTGAATGAGATATTTAAGGTTTCATCCCTTTCTTCTACTGAAGTGGATGCCCTGAAAGACGAAAAGCGGAAGGGAAATCCCAGGAGATTGGAGAAATCTGAAGAACTAGGCAGTCttgattttcatatgtctaCTAGTGCAAAGTATCTTCTGATTTCAGCATTCCTTGCCTCCAGAAACCCAGCTACTCTTGATGCTTCTCTTTTTGATTCCAGAGGTGGTTCTGATAATCGAAAGCGGAAGAGGAA GCCTTCTGAGAAAGCGATGGAACGGAAAGAAACTTTGGAAGAGGAGCTACTAATGAAAGGACCTGGAACTTTCCCATTGGAGAGGTTATTAGCCATCTTTCAGTGCCTTGTATCAGTTGCGGAAGATGAGGAAGAACCAAACAATGATGGATTTGGAGTTGAGGGTGGCAGTGCTGGACTGATGTCTGATGTTCTTTTGCAGCTGTCTAGTCTCTGCAATgctaattttatattcaaaggTAGAAGCTGTCCAATTGAGGGCTCAACCCGGTATCGATCAACCATTTCCGAAGATCTGGCTTTGAAG GTTGCAAGGAGCCTTAAGTTTCCATTATCAAAGTATTTGTATAGAAGTTAG
- the LOC106759529 gene encoding ATG8-interacting protein 1 isoform X1, with translation MADNEDGGDKTSRGNEWEVVSLTASTYAAAPGPDDVEMKDDGREGSFVQDEAETSRALFMSGHFVFPPSQHENLPVEPDYSEIHDDSGDKDVTSDETVEEVTKPRGKDEENLTLPGLEVSEEFEGMRYFDQKINRLSVRGKEFEEGTTLPDFGLIEKGESMYDPEKYTSFQGETTIGGVTAYGESIIEPETTESEGSNVSSDLSLSKNSSKDNEYNTSDLPCGAWWKRRAASLYAHAKQTNALWSVFIAATVMGLVMLGQRWQQERALQLKWQISINDEARSRVLAPIIRLKDVLVGGQRRGSLIRGSTSSES, from the exons ATGGCAGACAATGAGGACGGAGGGGACAAGACTTCTCGTGGGAATGAATGGGAGGTTGTATCTCTCACGGCATCGACATATGCAGCTGCTCCTGGTCCTGATGATGTTGAGATGAAGGATGATGGGAGAGAAGGTTCATTTGTACAGGATGAAGCAGAAACGTCACGTGCTTTATTCATGTCTGGTCACTTTGTCTTTCCACCCAGTCAGCATGAAAACTTGCCTGTGGAACCTGATTACAGTGAGATTCATGATGATTCTGGAGACAAAGATGTTACCTCCGATGAGACTGTTGAAGAAGTGACCAAACCAAGGGGAAAAGACGAAGAAAACTTGACGTTACCAGGATTGGAAGTTTCAGAAGAGTTTGAGGGAATGCGTTATTTTGATCAGAAAATCAATAGATTATCTGTTCGCGGTAAAGAGTTTGAGGAAGGTACAACTCTTCCAGATTTTGGTTTGATTGAAAAGGGTGAGAGTATGTATGACCCGGAAAAATACACTTCTTTCCAAGGTGAAACAACAATTGGTGGTGTAACAGCATATGGTGAAAGCATAATTGAGCCTGAAACAACTGAATCCGAAGGGTCAAACGTGTCTTCTGATTTATCACTGTCAAAGAACTCTTCCAAAGATAATGAATACAACACTTCAGATCTTCCCTGTGGAGCTTGGTGGAAGCGAAGAGCTGCCTCCTTATATGCTCATGCCAAACAGACAAATGCATTATGGTCCGTTTTCATTGCTGCTACTGTGATGGGTCTCGTAATGCTCGGCCAACGTTGGCAGCAGGAAAGAGCTTTACAACTTAAATGGCAAATCAGTATAAATGATGAG GCGAGGAGCAGGGTGCTTGCTCCCATTATTCGACTCAAAGATGTGCTTGTTGGTGGGCAACGTCGTGGTTCCTTGATCAGGGGAAGCACCTCTAGTGAAAGTTAA
- the LOC106759529 gene encoding ATG8-interacting protein 1 isoform X2 produces the protein MADNEDGGDKTSRGNEWEVVSLTASTYAAAPGPDDVEMKDDGREGSFVQDEAETSRALFMSGHFVFPPSQHENLPVEPDYSEIHDDSGDKDVTSDETVEEVTKPRGKDEENLTLPGLEVSEEFEGMRYFDQKINRLSVRGKEFEEGETTIGGVTAYGESIIEPETTESEGSNVSSDLSLSKNSSKDNEYNTSDLPCGAWWKRRAASLYAHAKQTNALWSVFIAATVMGLVMLGQRWQQERALQLKWQISINDEARSRVLAPIIRLKDVLVGGQRRGSLIRGSTSSES, from the exons ATGGCAGACAATGAGGACGGAGGGGACAAGACTTCTCGTGGGAATGAATGGGAGGTTGTATCTCTCACGGCATCGACATATGCAGCTGCTCCTGGTCCTGATGATGTTGAGATGAAGGATGATGGGAGAGAAGGTTCATTTGTACAGGATGAAGCAGAAACGTCACGTGCTTTATTCATGTCTGGTCACTTTGTCTTTCCACCCAGTCAGCATGAAAACTTGCCTGTGGAACCTGATTACAGTGAGATTCATGATGATTCTGGAGACAAAGATGTTACCTCCGATGAGACTGTTGAAGAAGTGACCAAACCAAGGGGAAAAGACGAAGAAAACTTGACGTTACCAGGATTGGAAGTTTCAGAAGAGTTTGAGGGAATGCGTTATTTTGATCAGAAAATCAATAGATTATCTGTTCGCGGTAAAGAGTTTGAGGAAG GTGAAACAACAATTGGTGGTGTAACAGCATATGGTGAAAGCATAATTGAGCCTGAAACAACTGAATCCGAAGGGTCAAACGTGTCTTCTGATTTATCACTGTCAAAGAACTCTTCCAAAGATAATGAATACAACACTTCAGATCTTCCCTGTGGAGCTTGGTGGAAGCGAAGAGCTGCCTCCTTATATGCTCATGCCAAACAGACAAATGCATTATGGTCCGTTTTCATTGCTGCTACTGTGATGGGTCTCGTAATGCTCGGCCAACGTTGGCAGCAGGAAAGAGCTTTACAACTTAAATGGCAAATCAGTATAAATGATGAG GCGAGGAGCAGGGTGCTTGCTCCCATTATTCGACTCAAAGATGTGCTTGTTGGTGGGCAACGTCGTGGTTCCTTGATCAGGGGAAGCACCTCTAGTGAAAGTTAA